The DNA window CTCCAATCTGTACGTTTGAATGTCAGTTATACATATGATTTTGCTTTCTTCCAAGGTGATTTCTTAAAAACATTGGAAGACCCAGACCTTAATGTTCGACGAGTTGCCCTTGTTACATTCAACTCTGCAGCCCATAATAAGCCCTCACTTATTCGAGACCTCTTGGACACTGTTCTCCCTCACTTATACAATGAGACCAAAGTGCGCAAAGAGCTGATTAGAGAGGTAAGTTTACAAGCCTTTTATTCATTTGTCTACAATGCTGCTCTTTTGAAACCTATTAAGATTTTTTTGTGGCCTTCTTTAGGTTGAAATGGGTCCATTCAAACACACAGTGGACGATGGGCTGGACATTCGGAAGGCAGCATTTGAGTGCATGTACACCCTTCTTGACAGCTGCCTCGATAGACTTGATATCTTTGAGTTTCTTAACCATGTTGAAGACGGACTTAAAGATCATTATGACATCAAGGTAGGCAATCATTTTACGCTGCTTGAAATCCATTGTTACTGTTTGAAATGGCACTGATTTACAGAGGACAGTGTAGTAAAAAGCCAAAATGGTAATTTATAGACATTCTTGCCAAAGAAAATAATCTattttttaaaagcagaaataaattaaactcaGAAACAGATGTTGAGAATTCATGTTAAAGCTTAagatttgttttaatatttctttattgaCTGCTACTCAAAGTTGAGTCTTATTATTAGTATTGAAAGAAAGAATGTGGCTTCTTTATATTTCATGAGTTGGTGCTACTTTATCATTCTTTTGACCTGGTTAATGGAAAAGCTGAAAGATTGTACAGGTTAAATAGAACAGATGGACGAATCAAAGCTGCTGCCAAATAATGCTTTGCAGCCAGAAGTTGTATGTAGGTAATCACCCATTAAGgtgaaattattttaatttgggTTTTTTCCTTCCATGTCCTCTTTTTAGATGCTGACATTCCTGATGCTAGCTAGGTTGTCCACTCTATGTCCTAGTGCTGTTCTGCAGAGGCTGGACAGACTGGTAGAGCCTCTCAGAGCTACATGCACCACAAAGGTGAGCAAAACCTTCTATACCTGGCAGAAATCAGtaattatttagaaaaaaaaatgaattgctTTCTTCTAATCTGTCGACTCTTTGTAAATACAGACAAGtaatgcattatatatttttcaaattaGATAATAGGCCAGATTTCTTTTTCACATCTTCTGTTTTTTTGAGACTTAATTCCTTAAAGGAAGTTTAGATGATGGACAACCGCAGTGACACGGCAAGTATTTTTGCAAACACTGCTAATACCCTTCCTCCATTTTGCTTGTTCTTATTCAGGTAAAGGCAAACTCTGTAAAGCAGGAGTTTGAGAAGCAGGACGAGCTGAAGCGATCAGCCATGAGAGCGGTGGTGGCTCTGCTGACCATACCTGAAGCAGAGAAGAGCCCCCTGATGAGTGAGTTTCAGTCCCAGATCAGCTCCAACCCAGAGTTGGCTGCCATCTTTGACAGCATTCAGAGGGATTCCTCATCAGCCAACATGGAGTCCATGGACACCAGTTAAACTGCGCTACCATCAACACCATCACTTACAACAGAAAGCTGCAAGAATACCAATTCTGGGGGACCCTTTTATTGTTCCATGCATTGCACTGAATTAACTATTATAGGAGAGGAAAAAACGAAGAAAAGCTTAAAAcgaaaaggtttaaaaaaatattttaaaaatgtaaaaaaaaaaaaaaaagaaaagaaaaagataaaATGGAAGCCGTACAAGACGTACATTCTCTTAAGCTCAGAGCTTATCACCACGTTCCGGTTTcaattttttgttattttttttgttttattattattttttttaatcccccACCTTTCCCCCTCAATAGAGAAGAAGTTGCGTTGTTTGTTGCATTTGTCTTTGTAGCCCCCTCCCACACCTCAACcaccaacatttattttttttgtttgtgttttgtgtgtgttttttttttttttttttcttttgttttgttccagTTTGATAATTCCAGAGGATTCACAGGAACTTCCACACAGACTTTTGACCATTGCTGATTTGAGGGACTCAAACTGATGGTATAGAAATGGAATGCGCAAGCTTCTTTTTGTGTTACCAATGGAGAAGATTCGTTGTCTACATTCAGGACTGCAGGCTCATATTAGATTGACCATGATAAGCACTAGCATTCAGTCAGTCCAGATGATTTAAAGaccatcatttttgtttttctatgttAACATATTTCTTACCAGACCAGATTTAATGgcggtttttttttatttttatttttttattgtaagaTCTGAATGTCAGCACCTGACTCATCACCTTTGTCTGAATTGCTGGTCGGCTAAGTGATTTAACTGTTAGAAATATTCTATTAAATAAGCAAGGCGTGGAGGTTATTCTCAGAGATGAGACCTGGCTTGTTTACCCCTTCCATGACCTTAAGAGGCAGTTGAACATTCCACGCATCTGCAGATTTACATGGTGTAAACAGCATGTATTAGACATCCAGTGACTTaaaatacactgtgtgtgtggataagattttctttgttttcttttttttttaaactaatgaCAGTTTTGTTTGGCTCAAACATATAGACGTGAAACCTGAAATCAACATTGTTATGAAAAATTGCTCTGTATGGACATGAGTTCCACACatgtgaataaaaacaatacGAGTGGAGAATGTTCTCTGATCACATGCAGGTTTGTATCATAGTATTTCCTTCTTTGCTCTCAAGTCTGCCACCTTGATTTGACAGATTGCCCTTTTCATATATACATATAGGCCTAATGGGCATGCATTCCTTTGTGCTCAGTTTGTCACAATATACTTCACTAAAGGTTTATAGGTACCGGTGCTTGGATTCGTTCTTAAGTTTAAAACATGGTCTAGTAGGATTGTAAGTATAGCACTTGAATGCGCTGCGTGTAATGGTaaggaatgtttttcattgaGAAATGCCCAATAAAAAAGGTCCATTTGTTTGCATTCTATTCCAGTGTAGATTCTGCCACAGTCCTTTTGTGCCCCTAATAAGTTCTACTAGTGAGCACGTTGGTCAACATTCTATGTATGTTTGCATTATATGCAACTTACCGCTGTAGCAGTAAGATTTTGGTATCAAGAAAACTCTGGTATCTCATAGGCTTTCTATGTGGAGAGGTGTGATTTCTTCGCAGCAGAGTTCTTCACAGCAGAGTGGCGCCTTTGAGGCATGGCATGAATTCACTGAAATGTCCGCAACATTACCTGCTCTTTTCACATACAGGCTTTCTCTGACGTTACCTGGACTTTGTAATAGGGGGCTGGCGGGATAAATCCGGGTAATGTTCTGTACAAATGATTCAGATAtttgtatgcacacacacacacacacacacacacactttgtctgGGGAATGTCTGGGTTACCATGCATGTCTTAAAATAGCTCTATTTAACCTGTTATGTGGAAAAGAAATGTTGATAATGTTGATCAAAAATGTCTGATTCCTTTTCGTTTCACTACTGTAATAGCCACTTAAGGCCATCCGTTTACTGAAGTATGTCCTTTCCTCTATTTGTATTGTTCCAGTAATTGTACATCCAGCTTTAGAGCTTCTTAGCACTTCAGATAGCATGTGTAATAAACGTTTACATCTTTTCAGTATTACAACAAATGAATGACAGCAGAACTTAATACAAATTCCCAGTAGAGCATTATATTATCATACTCCAAAATAAAGATGTCAGAAAGAGTTTCAGTGTTATACCATAAAAGTACAGTGTTTGGTTTCCGGAAGAACCTCTTTTTGGCTTTttctttcaaagaacagttttcTAAATGAGACAAGGGGCAATAACCTTGTGAAAAATGGAATAACCTTTTTTTGATAATGAACCTTTCTGATACACATGATCAGGTATCGCGCTTTCTCAGAAGCCTCTTTCTTAAACTGGAACAGAATTACTTACCTGTAACTATTCCCATACCCTCAGATTTCTTCTGAATCAAACTCTTGTGACGTCTCAGTCAGTCATTAGCTGGCTACTGATTACCTACCAGGATAAAGCATGCTAACTGAAGCATAAATGTGAACTGTGTGTGCACGCACAGGAGAAAGAAGGGACAGAGTAATTATTGTTGGAAAtggaatgtgtgtaattgtagtTGAGTGTTTGGGAGAACGCAGCAGGAGGCCCATCAGCCTACTTTGTCATCTGGTCTGCAGATTAAAGCACTAcctgccctctctctctactgccTGGCTGTCTCTGCCAGTAGTTAATATTTCACCTCCAAACAGGATTTGGGCTGATTAAGGGTTAAGCATACACCGGTTTGAAGGTAGGGATACAAATGCATTAATTTTGGAACTCTGGAAATGAAAATTAGACTGATTTTGGATCACGTTTGTATGGAAGGCCCTGTAgggaaaaaacatttattaagccaTAGGAACAAAGTTTCTCATAGTTAGGACTTACTGTGTTGTAATAAATTCTTAGCATCACATATTCATTACTGCCTATGTAATACAGATGATATAGTGTCTCTTTTATATGTAACGGAATTGAATGAGTTACATTTGTGATCCAAGCAGCATCTATATGTGGCCTCAATGCTCCTGGCTGAAAGCATTCAAATAAACACTGCAATGCTCAAAGCTTCTCCCAGAAATCTAGGGGCTGTTACTGTGCAAAGAGGGAACAGAGCTGTATTAATACTCTCAGAAAGAATGTTGGAAGAGTATTTGGTGTAGAACACACCTAACATAATATAAATAGCCTTGTTTTAGTGGCACACATTTCCTGTTAAAGTCAATCCTAAGCAGAAGGAATTTTACAACAGCTCTGTGTGGGGTCTTGAAAACGAGCGACCAATCAGGAGCCAGATGTGTTGACGGCTGTACCCAGCATTGGTCTGTCGGAGTGGTCTGAGTGATGTCTACACTGGGCACAGCACACAAAATTACCTCCTCACAAAGAGGAAGACTGTCCATCCCGCAGGCAGCTCAGAGGCCAGGTATGTTTTACAAGCTTCTCTTTTTGGTTATAGGAAATACAGGATTAAAAACAACTGACCACACACTCTTAAGGGAGAGAAGTTTGCCATCATGCATTCTCATAAACACGGACACCGAAACCTCAAATGCAACCTCAAGAGTTTATAACTGTACTATATCCTgttttaattgtagattttaaaactgtgttggTTTTATAAacccaatttcatctccaggacataactacactttaaaaccacttgTACAAATTTAAAGGTCTATTTGTACAATTAGTGAACATTAACGTACCTGTACTGCACCTTTTTTGTTCTGTGAGagtaacatatttaatatttgttgcCTCTAAAGATGCTgcatttaattataaataattatttctcaCTTGACAACACAGCTGTGGCActggaaaaagagaaaaacatggTTTGAAAAAAAGGAACGTTTGCAGGTGGCAGTTTATTTCATGGTGGATTTTGCTATTGATTCATTCGTCTTAAAGCATGGGATTGAGTAAAAGAGTTTCCCTGGATGAGTAATACACAAACTATCaccatgtattttatttttcttagcACCGCTTTGAATTAATGCAACAAAATACCTATTTATATGCTAATGTGTTCACATACAAATGAAATTCTAGAAATCCTGCTGGTTATGGTGAGAGGAATCATCTCTGGAGAAATACACAAAAGATTGTTTATGGGATTGGAAGGTGTAGGATTATTCATTAAAATGCATTTGGTAATTGTCTGTGTTCCAAGTGACTCATATTCTCAGATGTTCCTCATTGTAAGGTGATGTAAAGGGAAGAAGATGGGAGTCCCAGATAAACACACTGCCATGGACCAAGCTGGAGATTGGTAAGGGACTCTGTGGGCTTCTCCAGTGGTGGGTTGTGGCTCTTGACATTTGTTCAACTCGATGTACTTAAGAAACATTCGATGAATGAATACTTATTGGTGACTATCACGTCCAATACAAGTACCGGACCCCAGTAAGGGtacaatcaaattctcacagcaatgttccaaaatgttccTAGAACAGTACAGGATGTTACTGCAGGTCAACATTTTGATATTCTTGATTTCAAATCAGTAAAATACTGAGTAAATATATCTATGTTtagttacattttaaacatttatatttaaacactCAGTTCCTTTTTCTTGTTTAATATAATTGTGTGCTCCTTTGTGACAGGTCACACCACTCATTTTGGATTATTAGGGTTTTTAGAATAAAAGAGatccaaaaagaaaagaacagggCTGTAGAAACTATATTTGATCTGCTCTTTTATCCTGGAAGTGCAGTTCCATTAGTTACTCAGTGCTGAAGCAGTTTTTGTGTTACTATTTTATTTCTTCTcaagttgttttttgttgtCTACTTTATTTCTGAATCATTTTGCATCACCTGCATCATTATTCTACCCAGGTTATAATACATAGGTATGGATTTAGAATGCTCTACCCTCTAAAGTGAAAGTATTGTGTGTATGAAGTGTTATTTCATGGTTGTATACAAACACAAAATTTCGCTCAGTTTTCATATTAGTACTTTATGCAAAGATGTCCCATTATTCTAGAGAGCAGTTTATGTTAAAAGACAGTGTAGCATACAACAGCCTTACCCTTTGTCTCTAGGTCAACTGAGATACGTTTCAAAGAGTATCGAAGAACGAGGAAAAACCAGTCACCATCCCGCGAGGTTTCTCCAGTACCGTCCTACTACTCAGAACCAGTCTCAGTCCCTGTCCGTAAGGTAGTTGTAAAACACAACTACACCATGGAGGAATAAATCATTATTGCATGGGTTCCTGTAATCAGTGTGGGCACAGAACCAAGCCACGAATATCAGaacatgtatattttaaatttaaaaaaatatcataGATTAAAGTATTTTAGAATAAAGTAAAAACAATCCAAATAAGACCTTCTGGTACTCGCATGTTAGGTACATCTACCTTCTAATATTACACATTACAGAGGGAGTTATATGTGCATCCAGCATGATATGATGACTCCTCCAATCCTCTGCAATGCCTTTTACCACTGGGGTGTTTCTATGGGTCCAATTGTCAAAATGTCAAATTTTTGGAAATGTGCCTTCAAAGGTTTGGAAGTTTATTAGGTACACCTTTACTCACTGGCTATTTCATCATAATCACTTATCTTTCAGGTGCACTTTGCATTGCAACCCATTTTTGTTGCCAAATTTAACACCAACAATGCACCCCTCTCCCTTCATTCACCACCCAGCAGTGATACACACAATTATATCACTGCTGGGCTCACAACAGTCCACAAACCAAATGCTAATCAAGTGTGGAATGTTTTGTGTAACACTTGCCTTATTTGTTTGACTTGTAGAATGTGACGATCAGACTCCCCCCTCTCAGAGGAGCTCAtcaggaggaagaggatgaggaggatgatACCCAGAGTCTAAAGAGTCTGCCCACTGTGATGAGAACATTAACTTTTGACCCTAAAGTCAAAAGGTTACACAGACTCGCAAAAGGACAAGTCATCACTGGCATCAAACTGCCACCCCTCATAACTTCCAAGTAATGAATCTTAATTAATTgcaatgcaaaataaataaaggccgCTACTGACGTCTACACTTAGCTATTAGCTATTAGCTACACTTGTATCCACACttggccatttttaaaaaacctaCTGTAGAAAATATGTGCAGTTGATTTGCAGTGAAGAACCCCAGCATGTTTTTTGCTACAAAATGTATTAGCCACACTCTGCCCCCCATCCTTCAAAGGAAAGGGACTCCTACATGACCCTCTTTGAAAGATCCTATTTGTATGGTGGATGACTATCTTTACACCAGTGACATGGAAGAGTTTATTAGACCTAGCAATgttgcaaaaaaagaaaaaccttgCTGAGATAAGTGTTCACCAACAAGAAATGCCTATCTTGTAGCAGTATTGTGGTCAGGACCACTATTAAAGGGCTGAACAAAAAAAGCAAGTTTCTGTCCAATGTATTCATTGTCAATACAACCCCTTAGCTAAGACTCACACAGTGCCACCACATTGGGAGAGTGAAGGCCAGCACATGGTTCCTGAGATGTGAAAACAGCAACTTCTTTTTAAAATTCCTGCTAACACAAATctactggacagctcaacatacTTAAAATTCTAACTACCTAGTTCTATTATGCCAATAAATAGATGCCCAAAATGATTCATtttgtgggtggcacggtggcgcagcaggtagtgtcgcagtaacacagctccaggggcctggaggttgtgggttcgattcccgctctgggtgactgtctgtgaggagttggtgtgttctccccgtgtccgcgtgggtttcctccgggtgctccggtttcctcccacagtccaaaaacacacgttgcaggtgtattggtgactcgaaagtgtccgtaggtgtgagtgaatgtgtgtgtgtctgtgttgccctgtgaaggactggcgtcccctccaaggtgtattcccgccttgcgcccgatgattccaggtaggctctgaaccccctgcgaccctaatgGATGAATTCATTTTGTGGCCTCCTGATGACAGGACTTAGATTGCTACCACACAGGAGCCAAGTTATAGTTTCAGATGGATCTTGTTCCACTTTCTGCATTTTATGAAAAGTTATGTATCATTATTGACATCAGCCCACCATTTACATAGATATATCCCTAATGGTAGGTATTCTATGATGAAATTTCCGGTGAGTGTGGGCATTATGGTTTATTAAATCTTAATACCTTATTAACTCACAATACCTCAAGGAATAGACATTATTCTTAAACATTAATTCTCTTAACAGATGCACCCTGGTGGTAAAAGGCTCTTCATGCACTAGAACCAAGGGCTTCCTACCAGCCGTCAGCCCCAAAGGTTTGGAGAGGCCACCATGCCGAGCTGGATGCAGGTATAACTCTCTCTGTGAGGacattcattaaaatgtttcaCAGAAAGCTATAAGCTCCAAACATCCCACTTCAAAGATGGGACCCAACCCCTACAGGCTTCACACCTCATTATGAACAGTAGCTTACAACTACGCTTCAGTAATATTCAGTGGCCTTCTCAATTGGCCAGAAAGAAGTAAAATTACTCCACTCATATTCTGTAATATCCCCAGGTCTTACTCCCTCAgtgtaaaaaagtgttttttttatgttcacAAAGACTAAACTTCTCTTTGGGGTAAAGAACTTGTTCATTAAACTCCCCCAAGTGTAATTTTGCAACAGAGCAGTCGATATCTGGTGCAGCAGACACATACAGAGTCATTTTCTGCTTATTGATGATTTAGAGCCTGGTTAGTCTCGCCACAATGCAGGAGGCTGGCTTTATCAGAGGCAGGAGGTGTTGGAGAGTGGGGTTAAGTGCTtggaagtgagagagagtgagtgaaagaaagagtgagagaacgaGAGCAGGGCGTGCAGATTTCCATAGCTATCTGCTTCCTCAGCCATGCTAATAAAAAGGAATTAATGTGGCTCAGTGCAATGAAATTAATCGAAGCAAAAGGAGTGTTTGCTTGAGACGGTGAGCTGGGAAAGTGGGAGATGTGGGTTAACCCTGACACTGCTTTGAAATAGACCCCGTTTCCCTGAAAGGCAAAAGAGGAATCACTTGAAGTGGCACACAAGGAACAGAAGTGCTTGTTAAGGACATATTTACATTTGACGCTGACAGAATTTTAATTTAGGGACATAACTGCAAGCTACAACAAATGTTAAATCGGGTTGAAAAAAATATTCCAGAAACGCTCTAAGAATGTTATTGGACTTTGCAGAGCGGAAATAAAGCATTATCAGAGATTAATTTCACTGTGCGCAATTTACATACTGTATAGCTGTTAGGCACCTGATAAAGGCAATTAATACATTGTACAGCACTTGGACTcctactttatatattttattcacataTTATCATGTTTTAAACTGTTTCATCTGCTATAAAGAACCGTCTTAGTTTAATATGCAAATTGAAGATAGATTTatgaattcattcatcttctataacTGCTTTATTGTGATCAAGGCAGATGCACAATCCAGACAAGacaccagtccattacagggcgcCCCACattcacagagtcactcacacattcaaaccatTCTATAATTATCTACAGCCAGATATAGCACCAAGTTATAATGACACTTCAAAAgctaaattttatatatttttttcacaatttAAGTGGTcaaccttttttttaaagaaaagaacaaagcCATTTTTCCTCTCGTCCAAATTTAATTCGCAGTAGTTGTTTTCTGCTAAACAAAATCCAAAGAATCAACCCATTCAGTTATATTGAGGCCTATATTTGGGCATCCAGTTTGTTTTCTTAATACACAAGCATTTTTTTACACGTTGTTTGATATAATGCCTAATCTCTTCAGAAATATGTCCAGCAAAATAACGTATACCTTGTACTTTTGTGAATACCTTAAATGCATAAGAAATATTTTATCTGAAAGTGTGTCTCTGATTTTGCACTGTACCAGAtgtcaactttttttttctttacttaagctgtctgtttttctgtctttgaagGCTAGGTAAAGTAGAAAATGGTGCAAATCAGCTTACACCTTCGGTGAGTCATTCCCAGAATCCACCTGTAAATGAAAGCCATTGTTCTGAAAAGGCACTGAAGATAAGAGGAAGCTGCCAATTCTTGCCCTCAGCTTCGACAGTCCCTGGACCCCGCATCACTTTCCACAGTCCAGTGGTACAGGCTATACACCATATTACTCCTGAAACAACTAAAGAAACCAAACAAACTGTGAGAACTCACCAGCCACTGAGGCCCATGCTGAAAAAAGCCCATGTGACCAACAGAAGAGCTTTTCACTTCTTGTTGGAAGAAAGCTATTTCCCCTCTCCACGTGACCCACACCTGTTGGAGCCACTGTCTGGTTTCCAGGAGCACTTGTGCCGCCAGATCCTGAACTCCCCACTGCCCCACCATACAACGCTTCCACAGGTCAAATCCCATTTTCTTCTGCACCAGAGAGACTGTACACACCAGGGTCCATACAACTCGACAATGGAGCGGACTGTGGAGCTTTGCAAGTCACACAGTAAACGACATCCCAGAATCACCATGACCTGTCCAACACCTTCTCCCAAACACCTGCCCTACACAGGGAAGAGACATGTGGCTTGATCAAGCAAGTATTTGGCCATATGTCTATATTTATAGTTTTCTCACTTCACATGTAACCACATGTACACCACAACATGTGTTTCATTAGTATCTTAAAGACTTAAAGactatctta is part of the Hoplias malabaricus isolate fHopMal1 chromosome 4, fHopMal1.hap1, whole genome shotgun sequence genome and encodes:
- the si:dkey-39a18.1 gene encoding uncharacterized protein si:dkey-39a18.1 encodes the protein MGVPDKHTAMDQAGDWSTEIRFKEYRRTRKNQSPSREVSPVPSYYSEPVSVPVRKNVTIRLPPLRGAHQEEEDEEDDTQSLKSLPTVMRTLTFDPKVKRLHRLAKGQVITGIKLPPLITSKCTLVVKGSSCTRTKGFLPAVSPKGLERPPCRAGCRLGKVENGANQLTPSVSHSQNPPVNESHCSEKALKIRGSCQFLPSASTVPGPRITFHSPVVQAIHHITPETTKETKQTVRTHQPLRPMLKKAHVTNRRAFHFLLEESYFPSPRDPHLLEPLSGFQEHLCRQILNSPLPHHTTLPQVKSHFLLHQRDCTHQGPYNSTMERTVELCKSHSKRHPRITMTCPTPSPKHLPYTGKRHVA